In Aquincola tertiaricarbonis, the genomic stretch CTGCTCGATCGCCGGCGTAGCCTGTTCCAGCGTCACCGGCTGGCTGCGCGAGTTGACGAGGACGATGACCTGGGCGCCGTTGGGCGACGGCTGCAGCACCGCCTGGCCGTCTTGTAGGCGGGCGAAGTTGTCCAGGCTGGCCAGCGGCAGCTGCTCCGCTGCCCGCACGGCCTGGTTGCCGGCGAACTTGAAGTCGTTGGCCTTGAGGTAATCGACGAATTCGTTCACGTTCTTGGCCTCAGCAAGCTTCGTGCGAAGGCCGTCGACCTGCTCGGGCTTGGCTTCGATGGCCAGCTCTTGCAGGTTGTAGATGCGGCGCTCCTTGAAGAGGGCCGGCTTCTCGTCGTAGTACTTGCGCACTTCGTCGGGCGTGGGCTTGCTGGCGGTTTCGCCGATCTTGTCCACGTACGCGCGCGCGATGATTTCGCGCTTGGCGGCCTCGATCTGCTGCACCACGCGCGGGTCGCGGTCCAGCTTCTGGTCGGTGGCCTTCTGCACGGCCAGCTCCTGGTCGATCAGGCGTTCCAGGATCTGCTTGCTGGCAGCGTCTGCCTGCTCAGGGCGCAGGCCGCGCTGCTGCTGCAGCACGAAGTTGATCTGGTGAACGGTGATTTCTTCCTTGTTCACCTTGGCAGCCGTCTGGCTGGCGCCCTTTTCTTTCTTTTCCCCGCAACCCGCGGCCAGCAACATGGCGGCACAGGCCGCGGCGATGCAGGCCACACGCAAACTTTGGCGCGCCTGGGGATGAGGGTCGGATCGGGTCGTCACGCTGGAATCTCCCACCTTGCCGGGCAAGGTCATGTCTAGGGGTGTGGGCTCGCAGGATGCGGACCAGCATGGCGCCGGCCGTCGATTGCCCAGACGGCGGAGTGTATAGGGCCGCCTATGGCAGATCCGTGTAAGCACTGACAGACAAGGTATCACTCCCCATGTGTGTAGGGGAGACCGTGTCTTCAGGCACAAACGATCAGCACTTGATGCCAACGTGCAGCGCCACCACGCCGCCCGTGAGATTGTGCACATCCACATGGCCGAAGCCAGCGGTCTTCATCATCGCTTTCAGCGTCTGCTGGTCGGGGTGCATGCGGATGGACTCGGCCAGGTACTGGTAGCTGTGCGCATCGCCCGCCACCCACTGGCCCAGGCGCGGCAGCACCTTGAAGGAGTACCAGTCGTAGGCTTTTTGCAACGGCGCCGCCACCTTGGAGAACTCCAGCACCAGCAGCCGGCCGCCGGGGCGCAGCACGCGGTTCATTTCCTTCAGCGCACCGTCCTTGTGCGTCATGTTGCGCAGGCCGAAGGCGACACTGACCAGGTCGAAGCTGGCGTCCTTGAAAGGCAGGTGCTCTGCATCGCACAAGGTGGTGGGCAGCACCAGGCCTTCGTCCAGCAGGCGATCGCGGCCGGTGCGCAGCATGGCCTCGTTGATGTCGGTGTGCACCACCACGCCGCTGGCGCCCACCTTCTTGCTGAAGGCGCGGGCCAGGTCGCCGGTGCCGCCGGCGATGTCGAGCACGCGGCTGCCTTCGCGCAGATCGGCCACGGCCACGGTGTAGGCCTTCCAGGCACGGTGCAGGCCCATCGACATCAGGTCGTTCATGACGTCGTACTTGGTGGCCACCGAGTCGAACACGCCGCGCACGCGCTGCGCTTTCTCTCGCTCGTCGACGGTCTGGAAACCGAAATGGGTCTGGCTCATCGCTGCTTCCGCTGCTAGTGGTTGCCGCAGGCGTGGCCGCCCGCGGTGGGCATGGGCGCGTCTCGGTCGACGCCGGCCTGCTGCAACCGGGTTTCGTATTGGCGCCAGAGGTCTGGCTGCTCACTGCCCAGGAAGTAGAGGTACTCCCAGGTGAAGATGCCGGAATCGTGCCCGTCGCTGAACTTCGGCTGCACCGCGTAGTGGCCCACCTGCACGATGTCTTCGATGACCACGTCGCGCTTGCCATGCTGCAGCACTTCCTGGCCCGGGCCGTGGCCCTGCACTTCGGCCGAGGGCGAGTACACGCGCATCAGCTCGAACGGGATGCGGAAGCTGCGCCCGTCGTCGAAGCTCACTTCCAGCAGGCGCGACTGCTGGTGCACCGTGACGCCGGTGGGTTGCGGTTTGCTCATGCGGCCTCCAGCGCGGCGGCCACGGCCGCGTCCAGTTGATCGAGGGTGCAGGACAGGCGCTGCACCGCGGGCGGCTGCACGCTGCGTTGGGCCGTGCCCCACACCGGCTGCGGAAAGTGGCTGTCCCAGCTGAAGCGGGCGATCACGTGCCAGTGCAGGTGCGGCACCATGTTGCCGAAGGCGGCCAGGTTGATCTTGGTGGGGCGCAACTGCTGGCGCAGCGCCCGTTCCA encodes the following:
- a CDS encoding EpsD family peptidyl-prolyl cis-trans isomerase, translating into MTLPGKVGDSSVTTRSDPHPQARQSLRVACIAAACAAMLLAAGCGEKKEKGASQTAAKVNKEEITVHQINFVLQQQRGLRPEQADAASKQILERLIDQELAVQKATDQKLDRDPRVVQQIEAAKREIIARAYVDKIGETASKPTPDEVRKYYDEKPALFKERRIYNLQELAIEAKPEQVDGLRTKLAEAKNVNEFVDYLKANDFKFAGNQAVRAAEQLPLASLDNFARLQDGQAVLQPSPNGAQVIVLVNSRSQPVTLEQATPAIEQFLTNDRKRKLVEDDVKRMRGEAKIEYVGKFADGAASAPAAAPAPAPAPTASLPAAATQAAPAASGGLDSDTISKGMRLK
- the ubiE gene encoding bifunctional demethylmenaquinone methyltransferase/2-methoxy-6-polyprenyl-1,4-benzoquinol methylase UbiE codes for the protein MSQTHFGFQTVDEREKAQRVRGVFDSVATKYDVMNDLMSMGLHRAWKAYTVAVADLREGSRVLDIAGGTGDLARAFSKKVGASGVVVHTDINEAMLRTGRDRLLDEGLVLPTTLCDAEHLPFKDASFDLVSVAFGLRNMTHKDGALKEMNRVLRPGGRLLVLEFSKVAAPLQKAYDWYSFKVLPRLGQWVAGDAHSYQYLAESIRMHPDQQTLKAMMKTAGFGHVDVHNLTGGVVALHVGIKC
- a CDS encoding gamma-butyrobetaine hydroxylase-like domain-containing protein, whose product is MSKPQPTGVTVHQQSRLLEVSFDDGRSFRIPFELMRVYSPSAEVQGHGPGQEVLQHGKRDVVIEDIVQVGHYAVQPKFSDGHDSGIFTWEYLYFLGSEQPDLWRQYETRLQQAGVDRDAPMPTAGGHACGNH
- a CDS encoding HIT family protein yields the protein MSASTSAAPCELCTTPGGHVVWRGEGWRVIRAADELFPAFYRLILDRHVAELSDLSPEDQARCLALLVAVERALRQQLRPTKINLAAFGNMVPHLHWHVIARFSWDSHFPQPVWGTAQRSVQPPAVQRLSCTLDQLDAAVAAALEAA